TGAGGACGCCAGTGGTGATGATTCTGGGCATGGTGCTCGCACCCTGCGGGCTGCTACTCACCCTGACCGGCACGCTGACGCCCGGCTGGAGACTGGTGAAGGGCTTCCTTGACCAGCCGGTGGACGTGGTGCTGTACCAGGGCCTGTGGGACATGTGCCGCGAGCAGAGCAGCAGCGAGCGCCAGTGCGGTCAGCCAGACGACTTGGGCTACTTCGCCGCCGAGCCCGTGCGGGTGGCGCGGGGACTCATGATCACGTCGCTGGCCGCCACGGCCCTGGGGCTACTGCTGGCGACGGTCGGCGTGCGCTGCTGGCAGGACGAGCCCCACTTCGCGCTGGCCGGCCTCTCCGGCGTCGTGCTTTTCGCCGCGGGCCTCTTGAGCCTCATCCCAGTCTCCTGGTACAACCACTTCTTGGCGGATCGCGCCGTCCTGCCCGCCCAGTCCAGCCCGGTCACCGTGCAGGTCGGCTACAGCCTGGTGCTGGGCTACCTGGGCGGCTGCCTGCTGCTGCTGGGCGGCTTCTCGCTGGCGCTCAGCTTTGCGCCTTGGTGCGCCGAGCGCTGTCGCAGCTGCCGGAAGGCGCCCCCAGCCAGGGCGCGCCGCAGCAGCATCAGCACCGTGTACATCGACTGGCCGGAGCCCGCGCTCACGCCGGCCATCAAGTACTACAGCGACGGCCAGCACCGGCCGCGGCCCGTCCAGCTCGGCGCCGCCAGCCAGCGCAAGGCCGGCTTCCCGATGCCCCGGCCGCCGCCCAAGGCCTACAGCAACCCGGTGGAAGTGCTCGATGGGGAGAAGGCTCCCGAATCCCACCACGGCGAGTCCTCCCGCAGCACCCGGTCATGCGGCAGCGCGCTGCCCTGCGACTCCGACCTGTAGGCGGCGCCCCCAGCCTGCTCTGGCCGGGCCCTGTCTGGGTGAAGGACTCGCCCCACCACGGTCCAACCTTGAACTTGGCTGTTACCTTTCAGCTGGAAACACCTGCCTCGGAGTCGGACCCCCGGACACATTCCTGTAACTGGTTTGGAGGGCGATCTTCCTTTCCTAGCCAAACTCGACTCCTTGGACCATTAGTTCAGGTtgggtttggttttctttttacagaGTTTACTGTTTCTCCCCCGAGGGATCAGGGCCCTCTTCTGGACGACAGCCTTTTCATACTTTTAGCTGGAGACATAGGAAGGGTGACTTTGCATCCTGCTGATAATAACAATGTCAGAATCAGCAAATGGAGGCTCAAAACCGATTTAACATCTCCAAACAACATTCTGAAATGCTGATGAACCTTGCatcaatataattattaatttattttctgctgCATAATTCATTTTCACACAAACTGTCAAGAGACCGGTACCTTTCTGGTTATATTTGAATGGGGCTGTTAAAATAAACACAGAGCCATGCAAATACCAGCAGCTTTAGTGGCTTTTATGGAATGAAATAACCTGATTAACTcatatttacatttcttcatGTATAAATAGGATCTATCATTTTTATCACTTATTTTTGGTGTGAAAGTTGAGGTCACTCCAGAGTTTCTCTTCTAGAAGCCAGAAGGAGAATGAAGGGACTGATGCTGTATTGTTCTATTTCTTGGCTACCTCACCCTGGACATTAAagactatatattaaatatttagaacaaAATGGAACCTGTTAATCACATTAGGCTAccgtacatgtatatatatctcttatttataaataaaatttgaaagcaaGAGTTTCACTCAACTCACAcaagtttttttttgtcttcagtaTAATCTTTAGGAGTTTAAGCATTCATTACAACAATTTTCTGGCTGCCTATGCACTGTTTCTGAAATCTAGCACTCAGATCTTTGCACCTCTTAGCATAAGTTTACTAAAAGTAGCCAATGGGCCCCACTTCAATCCctgattgttttattttcaggttCATGCTGTTTTCTGTGCAAAGCCAAGTCTATTGTTGAAAAAACTAGAAGCACCAGTTTCCACATGAGGTGAGACTAGAAATCTTTTCCTCTTGTAACagtgctgcctaaaatcacaggTAGGCAGCTGTGTGTTCCATGCTCGGGACTAAATCTCTAGCAGGACCGGCTCCAATTCCAATTAGTTGGTTTTAAGGGCGTCTTGAACTGAACTGAATCTCATCTCTAAAACCTGCTGtcaagggatttccctggtgacgcagtggttaagaatctgcctgccaatgcagggcacatgggttcaagccctggcccaggaagatcccacatgctgcggagcaactaaccccatgcgctacaactactgagcctgctctctagagcccacgagcgacaactactaagcctgcaagccacaactactgaagcccgtgcgcctagagcccgtgctccgcaacaagagaagccacagcaacgagaagcccgtgcaccgcaacaaagagtagcccctgctcgtggcaactagagaaagcccacggacagcaatgaagacccagtgtagacaaaaaataaataaaattaaattaaaaaataaaaaacaaaacaaccccacaCCTGCTGTGGGTAGCCAATTCAGAGGTAGGAACATTCAGTGCAGTAATTACTGACAACACAGCTATAGTAGAACTAACTAAACAGCACACACTGCTTGTTAGCAGTGGAAGGGATATTATAGATTCACTTCCCTTGCCATTTTGTACTGGAATCACCTATTTCTTTTTGCATCCAAACTTCAATGTGCTGGCATATCACTCAGGGAtctttttcaaatgcaaattctgattcagtaggtctggagtgagACCTGAAACTGATTTCCTAACTAGCTCCCAGGAGATGCCAATGCTGCTGCTTCACCGACATCTGCTGGGGCTGCGTGGCTTTCACTGTGACTGTGCCTCACTCGGATTTCAATCCCAGCTGGCAGCACGTAATCAGACCTTTGAGAGCTATTGCCTAGATGAGTTAGGGGACTTGATTTAGGGAACAGAGCcagaatggagaaaaggcaaccctgcTTTTTTCAGCTGACACCTCAAAAGGCAGGAATTGGGCACCTGAGAAGTCAGGACCTGGCAGACAACATAAAGATTTTGGGTTTCTGGCAAGTACCGAATCTAGAATCTTGCCTGCATCACATTTCCATTGTTTCTAGGGAATCTGTGGTAAAAGCAATCAATACTGGTGCTTTGTATGTTTTTACTTCTCCCTGCCCAGTTACTGTCCACTGGCTTATATCCAAAACACTTCCTCTTTGGTGATTAAGATTTGCTCTGAGTTAGAACTGCATTTTGGCCTCATccacagaaataaaaccaaaaatcccTTTAAGAAAACTTAACTTGTTTttgctataaaaatattcaagatgGCATGAGATTCCTGCATCAGGCAGGATCTGGGCTTGACCTGAGAGTCTTTCTGTGctacagcagaaaaaaatgacaatgggcTTGAGATTCAAGATGCTGGAGGAGGCTGGAGCCTCAGGAGTTGCTGTCGTTGGTGAGCACTTATCCTAAATCTAATACCCAACTAGCCAAGCAGCTACACCCCAGTGAGACTCTAACATGAAATAGTACTGCCTCCCGGCCTCAAGCCCTTCACACCTCTGACGCGCATCACGACtcactttttttctcattagactctttttttaattgaagtatagttgatttacaatgttgtgaggACTGACTCTTAATAATCCTACTGACATAAAGAGTATGTGTCCCCATTAATGGGTGAAGTCTTTTCAAGATTACTCAAGCTCTCTGCCTGGAGGAGTGAGGAATCTGTGAAAGTAGAGCAGACCCTGCATTAACACAGCTTCTGCTCTGCCCATCTGCCAATTGGGCTCTGATCTAGACGCCCACCCTCACTAAGGAGAAGTAAGGTTTTTGGCACACAGGCTGTTGATCCCTTGTGGAGGTGCTGTCAAAGATGCTTCAGCAGGCACCCTCCTCTTCATGGCCTAGATCATTTGTCAGTTTGGGGGCACCTGTCATCCTGTCAGGACATTTTTGGATGCCTTGGAAAGCA
This genomic window from Phocoena sinus isolate mPhoSin1 chromosome 21, mPhoSin1.pri, whole genome shotgun sequence contains:
- the CLDN23 gene encoding claudin-23, with protein sequence MRTPVVMILGMVLAPCGLLLTLTGTLTPGWRLVKGFLDQPVDVVLYQGLWDMCREQSSSERQCGQPDDLGYFAAEPVRVARGLMITSLAATALGLLLATVGVRCWQDEPHFALAGLSGVVLFAAGLLSLIPVSWYNHFLADRAVLPAQSSPVTVQVGYSLVLGYLGGCLLLLGGFSLALSFAPWCAERCRSCRKAPPARARRSSISTVYIDWPEPALTPAIKYYSDGQHRPRPVQLGAASQRKAGFPMPRPPPKAYSNPVEVLDGEKAPESHHGESSRSTRSCGSALPCDSDL